The Nitrospira tepida genome includes a window with the following:
- a CDS encoding CYTH and CHAD domain-containing protein has product MPQPSGSHHGEPSGSSGGAVTDLPADSVRARKRAVGSSATGAMTVTLSLERERKLSAGRSFRLPDLQGAPFPPRLLTSTYFDTEGYRLATAGITLRRRVQQRRSGWQLKLPCAEGRYEVEAKGGPGRPPVQLLDPLFAHLRGTPVAPVVMMRTWRTGVRISTNGRPVAEVVLDAVSVLVDRRVVRHFREVEIELLDGDEEVLDRLEDQLRQAGAGDHDGRPKMFRALDLSLQEPVPPVAPNAPIIDHLRALLSAQVASWLRHDPLVRIGETVEAVHQMRVATRRLRALLRAARPLLVPEWSEQVRSELSWLAGVLGPARDLDVLIEYFQQELATLEPREAPPVRRLIRRLRRDRASVQEELISALRTDRYLAALDLAEAGSRHPQVIPSDVSLHEIAAAEFRKLRKAVRALPELPSDEELHRVRIKVKRARYAAELAETTVGRPASRFIQRAKELQDILGMHQDAVVAEGRVRSYLDGSQSRTAAFAAGRMVERQRQRKLRAREQFALAWKKLEKRGKKAWG; this is encoded by the coding sequence ATGCCGCAACCGTCCGGCTCCCACCATGGCGAACCGTCCGGGTCCTCGGGCGGCGCGGTGACGGATCTGCCGGCGGACAGCGTGCGGGCGCGAAAGCGGGCCGTCGGGTCTTCGGCAACCGGTGCAATGACGGTCACGCTCTCCTTGGAACGCGAACGGAAGCTCTCCGCCGGGCGTAGTTTTCGTCTGCCCGATCTTCAGGGGGCGCCGTTCCCTCCACGCCTCTTGACCTCCACCTATTTCGATACAGAGGGGTATCGATTAGCGACAGCCGGCATTACGCTGCGCCGGCGAGTGCAGCAACGACGCAGTGGCTGGCAGCTCAAGCTGCCCTGTGCGGAAGGCCGATATGAAGTCGAGGCGAAAGGAGGGCCGGGTCGGCCGCCCGTTCAGCTCCTGGACCCGCTGTTCGCGCATCTACGGGGAACACCGGTCGCGCCGGTCGTCATGATGAGGACCTGGCGTACCGGCGTACGTATCTCAACCAACGGCCGGCCTGTCGCCGAAGTCGTGCTGGATGCGGTCAGCGTGCTCGTGGACCGCCGTGTGGTCCGGCACTTCCGCGAGGTCGAGATCGAGCTGCTCGACGGGGATGAGGAGGTGCTCGACCGGCTGGAAGACCAGCTCCGGCAGGCGGGGGCCGGCGACCACGACGGTCGCCCGAAGATGTTTCGCGCGCTGGACCTGTCGCTACAGGAGCCGGTTCCCCCGGTCGCGCCGAATGCGCCGATCATCGACCATCTGCGCGCGCTGCTGTCCGCGCAAGTGGCCTCGTGGTTGCGGCACGATCCGCTCGTCCGGATCGGGGAAACCGTGGAGGCGGTGCATCAGATGCGGGTGGCGACGCGGCGGCTGCGTGCCCTGCTGCGGGCCGCCCGCCCGCTGTTGGTGCCGGAATGGAGCGAGCAGGTGCGAAGCGAGCTCTCCTGGCTGGCGGGAGTCTTGGGACCGGCTCGGGATCTGGACGTCCTGATCGAGTATTTTCAACAGGAGCTGGCCACGCTTGAGCCGCGCGAGGCGCCGCCGGTCCGCCGGTTGATCCGGAGGCTCAGACGGGATCGTGCATCGGTTCAGGAGGAGCTGATCTCCGCGTTGCGCACCGATCGGTATCTCGCGGCGCTGGACCTCGCGGAGGCGGGGAGCCGGCATCCGCAGGTGATACCGTCGGATGTGTCCTTGCACGAGATTGCGGCGGCGGAGTTTCGCAAGCTGCGGAAGGCCGTCCGCGCTCTGCCCGAGCTTCCATCGGATGAGGAATTGCACCGGGTCCGAATCAAGGTCAAGCGGGCCCGTTATGCGGCCGAGCTGGCCGAGACCACGGTCGGGCGCCCAGCCTCCCGGTTTATTCAACGGGCCAAGGAGCTGCAGGACATCCTGGGCATGCATCAGGATGCCGTGGTGGCGGAAGGGCGGGTCCGGTCGTATCTGGACGGATCACAGAGTCGGACGGCGGCCTTTGCGGCCGGCCGGATGGTGGAACGCCAACGTCAGCGGAAGTTGCGGGCCAGAGAACAGTTTGCCCTGGCCTGGAAGAAGCTGGAGAAGCGGGGAAAAAAGGCGTGGGGGTAA
- a CDS encoding tetratricopeptide repeat protein, with protein MRPGWRNIGLMVLAATLCFSGCMLLDRPSQRVQDLTKTATQGHVESAYELGLAYEKGRGVGQNLRKAEQWYRKAAEKGHVEAQNNLGGLYQDGIGVGQNYAESLQWYRLAADQGHPGAIRNLGYLYDNGLGVAQDKSRAATLYRQAAEKGDRGAMIDLGMLYVQGQGVPRDPVQAYMWLDLAQSRSPESLDVQTQWRIQGTLEQLAAGMRKEQVQQAQTLSRRWMAAHPVDPSR; from the coding sequence ATGAGACCCGGTTGGCGGAACATCGGCCTCATGGTTCTCGCCGCAACCTTGTGTTTCTCCGGTTGCATGCTGCTGGATCGGCCGAGTCAGCGCGTGCAAGACCTGACCAAGACGGCGACGCAGGGCCACGTCGAATCCGCCTACGAACTCGGCCTGGCCTATGAAAAGGGCCGCGGGGTCGGCCAGAATCTGAGAAAAGCCGAGCAGTGGTACAGGAAGGCGGCGGAGAAGGGCCACGTCGAGGCGCAGAACAATCTCGGCGGCCTGTACCAGGACGGGATCGGCGTCGGACAAAACTACGCTGAATCATTGCAGTGGTATCGGCTGGCCGCCGACCAGGGGCACCCCGGAGCCATCCGTAATCTCGGCTACCTGTATGACAATGGTCTGGGTGTGGCCCAAGACAAATCACGGGCTGCCACCCTCTATCGACAGGCCGCCGAGAAGGGCGACCGTGGCGCGATGATTGACCTCGGCATGCTCTATGTCCAAGGGCAGGGGGTTCCGAGAGATCCTGTGCAGGCTTACATGTGGCTGGACCTCGCGCAATCGCGATCACCGGAATCCCTGGACGTCCAGACCCAGTGGCGCATCCAAGGGACATTGGAGCAATTGGCCGCCGGCATGAGGAAAGAGCAGGTCCAACAGGCGCAGACCTTGTCGAGGCGGTGGATGGCCGCTCACCCCGTCGATCCATCACGGTAA
- a CDS encoding DUF2959 domain-containing protein — MRMPISLTRFVPCVLIGLMLAGCDTLYMGAMEKMGYAKRDILSSRVKAARDAQEEAKQEIQSALDQFGKVVNFSGGDLEATYKKLSGELETSEERAETVRKRISDVESVADALFKEWKEELDQYSNKDLRRKSEAKYAQTKTRYGEMLAAMKKAEQRIDPVLRPMRDQVLYLKHNLNARALSSLKGELIKVDAQVDQLVKDMNRSIAEADKFIQGLEKDEG, encoded by the coding sequence ATGCGAATGCCTATCTCCCTGACCCGCTTCGTGCCCTGTGTGCTGATCGGATTGATGCTGGCCGGCTGCGACACGCTCTACATGGGCGCGATGGAGAAGATGGGCTATGCGAAGCGCGACATCCTGAGCAGCCGCGTCAAGGCGGCGCGGGACGCCCAGGAAGAGGCCAAGCAGGAGATCCAGAGCGCGCTCGATCAGTTCGGCAAGGTCGTCAATTTTTCCGGAGGCGATCTGGAGGCCACCTATAAGAAGCTGAGCGGCGAGCTGGAAACGAGCGAGGAGCGGGCCGAGACGGTCAGGAAGCGGATCAGCGATGTGGAATCGGTCGCCGACGCCCTGTTCAAGGAATGGAAGGAAGAACTCGATCAATACTCGAACAAAGATCTGCGCCGCAAGAGCGAAGCCAAATATGCGCAGACCAAAACGCGATACGGAGAGATGCTCGCCGCGATGAAGAAGGCCGAGCAACGGATCGACCCCGTGCTGCGGCCGATGCGGGACCAGGTGCTCTACCTCAAACACAACCTCAACGCCCGTGCCCTGTCCTCCCTGAAGGGCGAACTGATCAAGGTGGACGCCCAGGTTGATCAGCTCGTCAAGGATATGAACCGCTCCATCGCGGAGGCCGATAAATTCATCCAGGGCTTGGAGAAGGATGAGGGGTAG
- a CDS encoding Slp family lipoprotein: MGRPLIPVITLLLGGCGSSGFVMPDALESQVDPSVSFQQLLASPDSYQGKMVVVGGEVLKASTADGGTVLEVLQLPLDEGQRPARERTESQGRFLARQETFLDPAAVGDRARITIVGQVTGTRTGRLDEVEYRYPTLDIKHLHLWRLEDYAERARSGPWWGISGGVGIGGGTRTGGGISIGTGF, translated from the coding sequence ATGGGACGACCGCTCATCCCGGTGATCACGCTGCTGCTCGGCGGCTGCGGATCATCCGGATTCGTTATGCCGGACGCGCTCGAGTCACAGGTTGATCCGTCGGTCTCGTTCCAGCAACTGTTGGCGAGTCCGGACTCGTACCAGGGGAAGATGGTCGTGGTGGGGGGCGAGGTGTTGAAAGCCTCCACGGCCGACGGGGGAACGGTGCTGGAGGTGTTGCAGCTTCCCTTGGACGAGGGGCAGCGGCCCGCTCGCGAGCGAACGGAAAGCCAGGGGCGGTTTCTGGCCAGACAGGAAACCTTCTTGGATCCGGCGGCCGTCGGGGATCGAGCCCGAATCACGATCGTCGGACAGGTGACGGGGACGAGGACGGGTCGCTTGGACGAAGTGGAGTATCGATACCCCACGCTTGACATCAAACACCTGCACCTTTGGAGACTGGAGGACTATGCAGAGCGGGCGAGGTCGGGTCCTTGGTGGGGCATTTCCGGCGGGGTGGGCATTGGCGGGGGAACGAGAACCGGCGGCGGCATCAGCATCGGGACGGGCTTTTAA
- a CDS encoding SUMF1/EgtB/PvdO family nonheme iron enzyme, translated as MPSDQRPETHKTVFISYRRRQSWQTARLIYSHLRAHDYDVFMDVESIDSGQFDTIIRNQIAARAHFLVVLGPGSMEGFDNPQDWLRQEIEHAISLERNIIPILEEGFKFEKITPPPGRLQELPRYNALTVPHEYFDAAMQKLRERYLRKPVQGPIQATPEREIPAVEQRLEKTRQEIARESAREDPKPSPGAPSARPRVESRSAEAPAGMVKVPKGPFLYGEDRHRETIDHDYWIGIYPVTNEEFRAFILAGGYENQAYWSQEGWRWKTEENIRIPASWNNPKFIKPDHPVVGVSFHEAQAYATWARKRLPTEQEWEKAARGTDGRIYPWGDEFDKNKCNSLESRLDSTSPVSKYPEGVSPYGCYDMAGNVGEWCAVWYEQKQLPSAVRGGAWCQKSPSLRAWRLFHIEPGGRDSSLGFRLVQDISE; from the coding sequence ATGCCAAGCGATCAACGGCCTGAGACTCACAAAACAGTCTTCATCAGTTATCGACGACGGCAAAGTTGGCAAACTGCGCGCCTCATATACTCGCATCTACGCGCGCATGACTATGACGTCTTCATGGATGTCGAGAGTATCGACAGCGGCCAATTCGATACCATTATCAGGAATCAAATCGCGGCGCGGGCGCATTTTCTAGTTGTTCTCGGTCCTGGTTCGATGGAAGGCTTCGACAATCCTCAAGATTGGCTCCGTCAAGAAATCGAGCATGCCATCAGCTTAGAACGTAACATCATTCCGATTCTTGAAGAGGGTTTCAAGTTCGAGAAGATCACACCGCCCCCAGGTCGGCTACAAGAACTGCCGAGGTACAACGCCCTCACCGTGCCACATGAATACTTCGACGCAGCCATGCAGAAGCTCCGGGAACGATATTTAAGAAAGCCGGTGCAGGGACCAATTCAGGCGACACCGGAGCGTGAAATACCCGCTGTCGAGCAAAGGCTTGAAAAGACACGTCAAGAAATCGCTCGTGAATCCGCAAGGGAGGACCCAAAGCCATCCCCTGGTGCTCCTTCAGCGAGGCCGCGAGTGGAGTCACGGTCGGCCGAAGCGCCAGCCGGCATGGTGAAAGTGCCCAAGGGCCCGTTCCTCTACGGGGAGGATAGACATCGTGAGACGATCGATCATGATTATTGGATCGGCATCTATCCCGTGACGAACGAGGAATTTCGTGCCTTCATCTTGGCGGGTGGCTACGAAAATCAGGCCTACTGGTCCCAAGAGGGGTGGAGATGGAAGACGGAAGAGAACATTCGGATTCCGGCGTCTTGGAATAACCCCAAATTTATTAAGCCCGACCATCCAGTGGTTGGGGTGAGCTTTCACGAAGCTCAGGCCTATGCCACCTGGGCGCGCAAGCGCTTGCCGACGGAACAGGAGTGGGAAAAGGCGGCAAGGGGCACGGACGGGCGCATCTACCCCTGGGGTGACGAGTTCGATAAGAACAAATGCAACAGCCTCGAATCCCGTCTGGATAGCACCTCGCCTGTCAGCAAGTATCCCGAGGGCGTGAGCCCGTATGGTTGCTACGACATGGCCGGCAACGTGGGGGAATGGTGTGCGGTTTGGTATGAACAGAAACAACTTCCTAGTGCGGTCCGGGGCGGGGCCTGGTGCCAGAAGTCACCGTCCCTGCGTGCCTGGCGACTTTTCCATATCGAGCCCGGCGGCCGGGACAGCTCCCTCGGGTTCCGTCTGGTCCAGGACATTTCCGAATAA
- the avd gene encoding diversity-generating retroelement protein Avd: protein MATTLPQAVQACHELLLWLIPQLDKFPRSRRFTLGERLEAGSIEVLELLVEAAYTHHKTASLHRANLRLEVVRHLWRLAHELKVIALRQYEHGARLFDDLGRQIGGWLRSRDPSQMQP from the coding sequence ATGGCCACCACTCTTCCGCAAGCCGTGCAAGCCTGCCACGAGTTGCTGCTCTGGCTGATCCCGCAGCTCGACAAATTTCCCCGCTCGCGCCGGTTTACATTGGGCGAACGGTTGGAGGCCGGGTCGATCGAGGTCTTGGAGCTGCTGGTTGAAGCGGCCTATACGCACCATAAGACAGCCTCCCTGCATCGCGCGAACCTGCGATTGGAAGTCGTGCGCCATCTCTGGAGGCTGGCTCACGAATTGAAGGTGATCGCGTTGCGCCAGTATGAGCATGGCGCGCGGCTGTTTGATGACCTTGGGCGGCAGATCGGCGGCTGGCTCCGCAGTCGCGATCCGTCTCAGATGCAGCCATGA
- a CDS encoding reverse transcriptase/maturase family protein, giving the protein MGSVAVAEFGLNLERELLRLRRELQDGTYRPSKYRLFTIYERKPRVIAAAPFRDRVVHHAVMNVIERPLARTFIEDSYACRHGKGVHAAVDRYQAWAQTYRYALKMDVRQYFPSIDHDLLKEKLRRRITDLRVLDLLDRIIDGSPGGDSEPHYFPGDDLFTPIDRAVAIPIGNLTSQFFANLYLDDLDHHMKQVLRVRPYLRYVDDMVVLDQDKTRLADIRAAVRERLAADRLRLHPDKAHVTRTADGLNLLGYVVFPNRRRLRNDNGHRFARRFRRMARAYGAGRLEWVKVAASVQSWIGHAQHADTEGLRRAIFSQAVFTRGAGQATACA; this is encoded by the coding sequence GTGGGCAGTGTTGCCGTCGCGGAGTTCGGCCTGAATCTGGAGCGCGAACTGTTGCGCTTGCGGCGCGAGCTTCAGGACGGGACGTATCGCCCAAGCAAGTATCGTCTGTTCACGATCTACGAGCGCAAGCCGCGCGTCATCGCGGCAGCGCCGTTTCGCGACCGGGTTGTGCACCACGCGGTCATGAACGTGATCGAACGGCCGCTCGCCCGGACGTTTATCGAGGATTCTTACGCCTGCCGCCACGGCAAGGGGGTCCATGCGGCGGTGGACCGCTATCAAGCCTGGGCGCAGACCTATCGGTATGCCCTGAAAATGGACGTGCGCCAGTACTTCCCGTCCATCGATCACGACCTTCTGAAGGAAAAGCTGCGGCGACGGATCACAGACTTGCGCGTCTTGGACCTGCTTGATCGCATCATCGATGGATCTCCTGGAGGAGACAGTGAGCCCCATTACTTTCCCGGCGACGACCTCTTCACGCCGATCGATCGGGCCGTGGCTATTCCCATCGGCAACCTGACGAGCCAGTTCTTTGCCAATCTCTATCTCGACGATCTGGATCACCATATGAAGCAGGTCCTGCGGGTCCGGCCGTACCTTCGCTACGTGGACGACATGGTGGTGCTGGACCAGGACAAGACCCGGTTGGCAGACATTCGCGCAGCCGTCCGTGAGCGGCTTGCCGCCGATCGGCTCAGGCTCCATCCCGATAAGGCCCATGTGACGCGCACGGCCGATGGGTTGAACCTGCTCGGCTATGTCGTGTTCCCGAATCGCCGTCGGTTGCGGAACGACAACGGCCACCGGTTCGCGCGCCGATTCCGCCGGATGGCGCGGGCCTATGGAGCCGGGCGACTGGAATGGGTCAAGGTGGCGGCCTCGGTTCAGAGTTGGATCGGGCACGCTCAGCATGCCGATACGGAGGGCCTGCGCCGGGCGATCTTCTCCCAGGCTGTGTTTACGAGGGGAGCGGGCCAAGCGACGGCCTGCGCGTGA
- a CDS encoding BrnT family toxin — MEFEWDLSKELRNIRKHGVTFSEAVESFLDKKGFQLVDAKHSVKEKRLFWVGQTSTGRLITTRFTMRGSRIRLIGSAEWRKFRRLYDERTKARTPEGG, encoded by the coding sequence ATGGAATTCGAGTGGGATTTATCAAAGGAACTGAGGAACATACGCAAGCACGGGGTGACATTTTCAGAAGCGGTGGAATCGTTCCTCGATAAGAAGGGTTTTCAACTCGTTGACGCGAAGCATTCTGTGAAGGAGAAGCGGTTGTTCTGGGTGGGTCAAACCTCGACAGGACGGCTCATCACAACACGGTTTACCATGAGAGGCAGCAGGATTCGTCTCATTGGATCAGCCGAATGGCGAAAGTTTCGGAGGTTATACGATGAGAGAACCAAAGCTCGAACACCTGAAGGTGGATGA
- a CDS encoding PAS domain-containing protein, whose translation MDSKRKIVPVNASRDFFINELFFSTTTHKGIIVSGNEVFARVSHYRLEEMIGQPHNLIRHPDMPRTVFKLLWDYLLAGKSIAAYVKNMASDGRYYWVVALATPIEGDGFLSVRFKPSSQLFALIPDIYSELRTIEQMHEKQGDGPKAGMQAAGAKLGEILQAKGFADYDAFMQALLYQELNSRDGILAREHLTMFPPLTPRRAEEDPLDAALRMLYQDSQQMYQHINGVYAQLDEYVHRNEELCTQSRAILSLTREFQLICLNLSVASSRLANAGHTLTVISAHLREASSWIASIVSGLAAQAAKISQYLGQTVFGLAWARLQFEMVIAYYREFRAGLADLDNKTQPTTHLSRLADLRFAFCKTMASVERSLQDLSKELKGLNIEVEELRKAMLSLQVTYVGGLVEASRLTENGVFTTIFHDIQKHMDDTKMKLDMFDKVVRALDTLARQTPKIMHIASCAGEQMRRDQERLAALVGHSAPDPVVSDALPDDQRTRSSSTEFLAA comes from the coding sequence ATGGACTCCAAACGGAAGATCGTTCCCGTGAACGCCTCCAGAGATTTTTTCATCAACGAACTCTTTTTCTCGACGACCACTCACAAGGGCATCATTGTGTCTGGCAACGAGGTGTTCGCCCGTGTCAGCCACTACCGGCTCGAGGAGATGATCGGCCAGCCGCACAATCTGATTCGTCACCCCGACATGCCGCGCACCGTCTTCAAGTTGCTGTGGGACTATCTCCTCGCTGGGAAGTCGATCGCGGCCTATGTCAAAAACATGGCGTCTGACGGCCGCTATTACTGGGTTGTCGCGCTCGCCACACCAATCGAGGGGGATGGCTTCTTGTCCGTGCGATTCAAGCCGTCGAGTCAGCTATTTGCGCTCATCCCGGATATCTACAGCGAGTTGCGCACCATCGAACAGATGCACGAAAAGCAAGGCGACGGGCCCAAAGCCGGTATGCAGGCCGCCGGGGCCAAACTCGGCGAGATCCTGCAGGCGAAAGGCTTTGCCGACTATGACGCGTTCATGCAGGCCCTGCTCTATCAGGAACTGAACAGCCGGGACGGCATCCTGGCTCGTGAACATCTCACTATGTTCCCGCCGCTGACGCCGCGGCGTGCCGAGGAGGACCCGCTCGACGCCGCGCTCCGTATGCTGTATCAAGATTCCCAACAGATGTACCAGCACATCAACGGGGTGTACGCCCAACTCGATGAGTATGTTCACCGTAATGAGGAGCTCTGCACGCAATCACGCGCGATTCTCTCGTTGACCCGTGAATTCCAGCTCATTTGCCTGAACCTTTCAGTGGCATCGAGTCGGTTGGCGAATGCCGGCCATACGCTCACCGTGATCTCTGCACACCTTCGCGAAGCTTCCTCCTGGATTGCCAGCATCGTCTCCGGACTCGCCGCGCAGGCGGCCAAGATCTCCCAATATCTTGGGCAGACAGTGTTCGGCTTGGCGTGGGCACGCCTGCAATTTGAGATGGTAATTGCCTACTATCGTGAATTCCGGGCCGGACTTGCCGACCTCGACAATAAGACACAGCCGACCACGCACCTGAGCAGACTGGCCGATCTGCGTTTTGCATTTTGCAAGACCATGGCCTCCGTGGAACGCTCGCTACAGGATTTGTCCAAGGAACTGAAGGGGTTGAATATCGAAGTCGAAGAGCTGCGCAAAGCCATGCTCTCACTTCAGGTCACGTACGTCGGCGGGTTGGTCGAAGCTTCTCGCCTGACGGAGAACGGCGTGTTCACGACGATCTTCCATGATATTCAGAAGCACATGGACGATACCAAAATGAAGCTGGACATGTTCGATAAGGTGGTCCGCGCCCTCGATACCCTCGCCCGCCAAACCCCGAAGATCATGCACATCGCCTCCTGTGCAGGAGAGCAGATGAGGCGAGACCAGGAAAGACTGGCGGCGCTCGTCGGTCACAGTGCTCCTGACCCGGTCGTATCCGATGCATTACCGGACGACCAGCGGACACGGTCGTCGAGCACAGAATTCTTGGCTGCATAG
- the ypfJ gene encoding KPN_02809 family neutral zinc metallopeptidase: MRWEGHRQSDNIEDRRGMGPIRPGVGIGLGGIVLVLAVSFFTGTNPLQILNMIGGLQDGALQSAVESPGPAQPPQDQLGTFASLVLADTEDTWRSLFSQKGRSYKEPRLVLFTGAVRSACGTASSAVGPFYCPGDHKVYLDLAFFQELSQRLGAPGDFAQAYVIAHEIGHHVQNLLGVAEQVAHRQRQTSAAEANVLSVKMELQADCLAGVWGHHARRERRVIEPGDFEEGLRAAAAIGDDRLQHRSQGHVQPESWTHGSSKQRATWLRRGLESGDPAACDTFADPAA; encoded by the coding sequence ATGCGATGGGAGGGGCATCGTCAGAGCGACAACATCGAAGATCGCCGCGGAATGGGTCCCATTCGTCCCGGAGTCGGCATCGGGCTCGGCGGGATTGTCCTGGTGCTTGCCGTCAGTTTCTTCACCGGGACCAATCCCCTTCAGATCCTGAACATGATCGGCGGCCTCCAGGATGGTGCTCTCCAATCAGCGGTCGAGTCTCCGGGCCCGGCACAGCCACCGCAGGATCAATTGGGGACATTCGCCTCCCTCGTGCTGGCCGACACGGAAGACACCTGGCGTTCGCTGTTCTCACAGAAAGGCCGCTCTTACAAAGAGCCCCGCTTGGTCCTCTTCACCGGTGCGGTCCGTTCGGCCTGCGGCACGGCCTCTTCGGCGGTCGGACCCTTCTATTGCCCCGGTGACCACAAGGTCTATCTGGACCTCGCCTTCTTCCAAGAGCTGTCCCAGCGGCTGGGCGCTCCAGGAGACTTCGCGCAGGCCTACGTCATCGCCCATGAGATCGGCCACCATGTGCAGAACCTGCTCGGCGTGGCCGAGCAGGTGGCCCATCGGCAGCGCCAGACCTCCGCAGCCGAGGCGAATGTGCTGTCGGTAAAGATGGAATTGCAGGCGGATTGCCTGGCCGGAGTCTGGGGCCACCACGCTCGTCGCGAACGGCGTGTGATTGAGCCGGGCGATTTCGAGGAAGGGCTGCGGGCGGCGGCCGCCATCGGCGACGACCGGTTGCAACACAGGTCGCAGGGGCACGTGCAGCCGGAAAGCTGGACGCACGGCTCGTCGAAGCAGCGGGCAACCTGGCTCCGGCGCGGCCTCGAATCAGGCGATCCCGCCGCCTGCGACACGTTCGCCGATCCCGCCGCGTAG